The proteins below are encoded in one region of Coffea arabica cultivar ET-39 chromosome 4c, Coffea Arabica ET-39 HiFi, whole genome shotgun sequence:
- the LOC113739738 gene encoding tropinone reductase homolog At5g06060-like, with product MSKVRENNSGWSLLGTTTLATGGRWSLSGATALVTGGTHGIGRAIVVELAQLGATVHTCARKEADLNERLQERSSLGFKVSGSVCDASSRDQRIRLIEKVSSIFNGKLNILVNNVGTCKGKPAEEFTSEEYDMMMSTNLESCFHFSQLAYPLLKASGIGNIVFISSVTGLVSIQGLSVQAATKGAINQLTKNLACEWAKDNIRVNSVAPGVIRTQLSQAVLNSDEKWKKFKSRIPMNRVGGPEEISSLVAFLCLPAASYITGQVVAVDGGLTVNGVQWD from the coding sequence ATGTCAAAGGTGAGAGAAAACAACTCTGGATGGTCTTTGTTGGGAACGACAACTCTAGCCACCGGTGGAAGGTGGTCCCTATCAGGAGCAACAGCTCTAGTTACCGGTGGAACTCATGGAATTGGCCGTGCAATTGTGGTggaactagctcaactcggtgCCACAGTCCACACTTGCGCAAGAAAAGAAGCAGATCTGAATGAACGCTTGCAAGAGCGGTCCTCCTTGGGATTCAAAGTCAGTGGTTCAGTATGTGATGCATCTTCAAGAGATCAAAGAATTCGGCTCATCGAAAAGGTCTCTTCCATATTCAATGGGAAGCTCAATATCCTTGTAAATAACGTTGGAACATGCAAAGGGAAGCCAGCTGAAGAGTTTACCTCTGAAGAATACGATATGATGATGTCTACAAATCTTGAATCTTGTTTTCACTTTTCCCAACTCGCTTATCCTCTCCTAAAAGCGTCTGGGATCGGGAACATAGTCTTCATTTCCTCTGTTACAGGTTTGGTAAGTATACAAGGTTTATCTGTTCAAGCAGCAACAAAAGGCGCAATAAATCAGCTGACCAAGAATTTGGCTTGTGAATGGGCTAAAGATAACATTCGCGTAAATTCCGTTGCCCCTGGGGTCATTAGGACCCAATTAAGCCAAGCTGTACTTAATtctgatgaaaaatggaagaaattcaaATCAAGAATTCCAATGAATCGAGTTGGAGGGccagaagaaatttcatccctGGTAGCTTTCCTTTGTCTTCCAGCCGCTTCCTACATAACCGGACAGGTTGTAGCTGTCGATGGAGGACTGACTGTTAACGGAGTCCAGTGGGACTAA
- the LOC113739740 gene encoding tropinone reductase homolog At5g06060-like, which produces MSKLEENTSRWSLSGTAALVTGGTRGIGRAIVEELAQLGAIVHTFARKEEELNERLREWSSKGFKVTGSVCDASSREQRTQLIEKVTSIFSGKLNILVNNVGTNKRKPPEEFTAEEYDMVMSTNLESCFHFSQLAYPLLKASGVGTIVFISSIAGFVSIQNASVYAATKGAMNQLTKNLACEWAKHNIRVNSVAPGVISTPLTKHVLSSDEKLKKIESRTPMKRVGEPEEVSSLVAFLCLPAASYITGQVITVDGGLTVNGIYWD; this is translated from the coding sequence ATgtcaaaattggaagaaaacacttcaagaTGGTCTCTGTCAGGAACGGCGGCTCTAGTCACCGGTGGAACTCGCGGGATTGGCCGTGCAATAGTGGAGGAGCTAGCTCAACTAGGCGCCATAGTCCACACttttgcaagaaaagaagaggaGCTGAATGAACGCTTGCGAGAGTGGTCCTCCAAGGGATTCAAAGTCACCGGTTCAGTCTGTGATGCATCTTCAAGAGAGCAAAGAACTCAGCTCATCGAAAAGGTGACTTCCATCTTCAGTGGAAAACTCAACATCCTTGTAAATAACGTTGGAACTAATAAAAGGAAGCCACCTGAAGAGTTTACTGCCGAAGAGTATGATATGGTGATGTCTACAAATCTTGAATCTTGTTTCCATTTTTCCCAACTGGCTTATCCTCTCTTAAAAGCCTCTGGGGTTGGAACCATCGTCTTCATCTCTTCTATCGCAGGTTTCGTGAGTATACAAAATGCATCTGTCTATGCAGCAACAAAAGGTGCAATGAATCAACTCACCAAGAACTTGGCTTGCGAATGGGCTAAACATAACATCCGGGTAAATAGCGTCGCGCCCGGGGTTATCAGCACCCCATTAACCAAACATGTGCTCAGTTCTGATGAAAAGCTGAAGAAAATAGAATCAAGGACTCCCATGAAGCGAGTTGGGGAACCAGAAGAAGTTTCGTCCCTGGTTGCTTTCCTTTGTCTCCCTGCTGCTTCCTACATAACCGGACAGGTTATAACTGTCGATGGAGGACTTACTGTCAATGGAATCTACTGGGACTAA